The Streptomyces pratensis genomic interval TGGCCCAGCAGGATGTCGGTCAGCTCGACGCCCTCCCTGGTGGAGGCGAGGATCGGGTCGAGGACCTGCTTGGACTGGGCGTCGGCCGCGTCCCACGTGGCGGGGATGTACTCGTCGCGGACGCCGAGCATGTGGGCGGTCACCTGCCACACGTGCAGATAGGCCTCCGAGTCGGCCTCGGTGATCGGGACCTTCCATTCGACCAGCTTCTGCATGGCGTACGTGGCCAGGCTGTGCCAGGTGACCATGATGTCGGCCTGGCTGATCGGGATCTTCTGGCCGTCGCCGGTCCGGGTCCACCCCGGGGACTGCGGCAGCAGGTGACGGACCGCAGCGTGCACCATCCGGGTCTTGACGGCGTGCACGATGACATCACCGTCCGGCCGGTAGGCGTTGAGGTCTCCGATGGCGAAGCCCAGCAGGCTCGTCTTGGCGACGCGGTCCTCCATGTCGGCGCCGCCCTTGGAGTAGTAGACGGACCGCGCCTCCCTGGGGATGGCGGTGCTCAGCATCCCGCCTCCCACTCCGTTGAGCAGATTGAGGTAGAAACCCCGGGACTTGTTGAACTCGGCCGCGGTCTCCAGCTTGTCCCGGTCGGCCCAGGAGGGCAGTTGCCGGGCCTTCTCCATGAAGTCGCGCACGTCCTGGGGGAGTCCGGCCGGCAGCGCCTGGTCGTTGCGGGTCCAGGTGCGAAGCAGCTCGTTGACCCTGGGCACGTCACCGCGGTCGATCACCGAGGCCATGAGCCGGTCGGCCTCGTCGTCCCACACCCATTCCGGGTCGAGGCCCTCTCCCGTGCCCGCGATCGACGCACTCGGGGCCCACGTCCACAGTGACCGCGCGGCGGCCGTCGAAGCCCCGCCCAACACCCCGACGGCCCCCAGGGTCCCGCCCGCCATCAACATCTTGCGCCTACTGAGTCCATCCATAGCCCCGAACTCCTCCTTGAGTCCTTCAGCTCTGAGGTTCTCCAGATTGGTACAATGAAACATATCGAGCATCTCTGTGTCACCAGATGAGCACAGGTGAGTCAGGAACGCCAGAGTCCTATCGAAATCAGGAGGCGCTCGCGGATGCTCCGCCACGGAACCGGGGGCCTCCGAGCCAGGATCCGGCCGGATACGAAGCCCGCTGTCGGCAGATCTGTGCCGGCCTTCGCCCGGAAGCCACCGTTCGAATGATCAAGCGAGCCCTACCGGTGGTTG includes:
- a CDS encoding oxygenase MpaB family protein, producing the protein MDGLSRRKMLMAGGTLGAVGVLGGASTAAARSLWTWAPSASIAGTGEGLDPEWVWDDEADRLMASVIDRGDVPRVNELLRTWTRNDQALPAGLPQDVRDFMEKARQLPSWADRDKLETAAEFNKSRGFYLNLLNGVGGGMLSTAIPREARSVYYSKGGADMEDRVAKTSLLGFAIGDLNAYRPDGDVIVHAVKTRMVHAAVRHLLPQSPGWTRTGDGQKIPISQADIMVTWHSLATYAMQKLVEWKVPITEADSEAYLHVWQVTAHMLGVRDEYIPATWDAADAQSKQVLDPILASTREGVELTDILLGQLAEQTSPGGIDRPLVDALARFLVGDRVADMDGIPEEAFWGKVIATVWPRLIAFREKLIPLPLVPPLAWTIDEAARQYILFYLTKGRGARIEIPDTNRPGSR